One Gelria sp. Kuro-4 DNA segment encodes these proteins:
- the ilvD gene encoding dihydroxy-acid dehydratase, with translation MFWRSKEILKFPERAGTRALLKSMGYTDYDLERPLIGIANSWSTIVPGHYNLRQVAAAVRDGIRQAGGTPVEFGVIGVCDGIANGHIGMHYVLPTRDLIAHSIEMMVQAHRLDGVVLLGSCDKIVPGMLMAAARLNVPAILVPGGNMQGGPYFDGRKSDVTTLSEALGVLKAGKISEEQLAGLEEAVAPGCGSCAFLGTANTMCCLAEAMGMTLPFAGTAPATSAARMRLAQESGRAIVNLIKKGITARQIMTRGSLMNAIKVSMAMGGSTNSVLHIPAIAYEAELNISVDAFDTLSRTTPQIARIYPAGPANILDFHEAGGVPAVMREISSLLELDVMTVTSKTVGQNIEAAKTINRDIIRSLENPFNREGGLAILRGNLAPNTAVTKPAAIHPSMWTFAGCAKVFDSEEAANEAILNGKIHEGDVVVIRYEGPKGGPGMREMYRAMKILYGLGLALKTALITDGRFSGTNNGCFVGHISPEAAEGGPLAAVRDGDIITIDIPNRNLRVHLEEKEIQQRLAAWQKPEPQIKEGYLALYSRLAESANEGAIIRYR, from the coding sequence ATGTTCTGGCGAAGTAAAGAGATACTAAAGTTCCCTGAAAGGGCTGGTACGCGTGCCCTGTTAAAGTCCATGGGCTATACTGATTACGATTTGGAGAGACCGTTGATCGGCATCGCTAACTCTTGGAGTACGATTGTTCCCGGCCATTACAACCTGCGCCAGGTTGCTGCCGCTGTCAGGGACGGTATTCGCCAGGCTGGCGGCACACCGGTGGAGTTTGGCGTAATTGGGGTTTGCGACGGAATCGCCAATGGGCACATCGGCATGCATTATGTTCTACCCACGCGTGACCTCATTGCACACAGTATCGAGATGATGGTGCAAGCCCATCGCCTTGATGGTGTAGTTCTCTTGGGCTCTTGTGACAAGATCGTACCAGGTATGCTCATGGCAGCGGCCCGCCTCAACGTCCCTGCCATACTCGTTCCCGGGGGTAACATGCAAGGCGGCCCTTACTTTGACGGCCGAAAGTCTGATGTTACGACGTTAAGCGAGGCCCTTGGAGTGCTTAAAGCGGGGAAAATCTCGGAAGAACAGCTTGCGGGCTTGGAGGAAGCAGTTGCCCCGGGATGTGGCTCATGTGCCTTTCTTGGTACCGCAAACACTATGTGTTGTCTGGCTGAAGCTATGGGTATGACTCTCCCGTTTGCAGGTACAGCCCCGGCTACTTCTGCTGCCCGCATGCGACTGGCACAAGAATCGGGTCGCGCTATCGTCAACTTGATAAAGAAAGGCATTACGGCCCGCCAAATCATGACCCGTGGGTCTCTTATGAATGCGATCAAGGTTAGCATGGCTATGGGCGGGTCAACGAACTCTGTTCTTCACATTCCGGCTATAGCTTACGAAGCGGAACTGAATATATCTGTTGACGCCTTTGACACGCTAAGCAGAACAACTCCCCAGATAGCCAGGATATATCCAGCAGGCCCAGCAAATATCTTAGATTTCCACGAAGCCGGAGGGGTGCCGGCTGTAATGAGGGAGATTTCATCCCTGCTCGAATTGGATGTAATGACGGTGACAAGTAAGACCGTTGGACAAAACATTGAGGCTGCGAAGACTATAAACCGAGATATCATTAGATCCCTAGAGAACCCATTTAATAGGGAAGGTGGTCTAGCTATTCTCCGTGGGAACTTGGCACCCAATACAGCTGTAACCAAGCCAGCAGCTATTCACCCTTCTATGTGGACCTTTGCAGGTTGCGCTAAGGTGTTTGACTCTGAAGAAGCAGCAAACGAGGCTATTCTAAACGGGAAAATACACGAAGGTGACGTGGTGGTCATTCGATATGAGGGGCCAAAAGGCGGGCCTGGTATGCGAGAAATGTACAGAGCGATGAAAATCCTGTACGGGCTAGGTCTGGCTTTGAAGACGGCTCTCATAACTGATGGCAGGTTTTCTGGAACCAATAACGGCTGTTTTGTTGGTCATATATCTCCCGAAGCAGCAGAAGGTGGACCGCTGGCTGCTGTCCGCGACGGTGACATAATCACGATAGATATTCCTAATCGCAACCTCAGAGTTCACTTGGAAGAAAAAGAGATACAGCAACGTTTGGCAGCCTGGCAAAAACCAGAACCCCAAATTAAAGAGGGCTACCTAGCCCTCTACAGTCGTCTTGCTGAATCCGCCAATGAAGGAGCGATCATTAGATACCGCTAG